From the genome of Flavobacterium ovatum, one region includes:
- a CDS encoding ComEC/Rec2 family competence protein, producing the protein MKVLYFPLSRITIGFLIGILFSYYAKFSLTESILTLCISLILFIISYFYQKKDTQSIFYFGISTLLISFSIGATTLILNTDSSQTQHYTHQESFFESDNLIVVHIQEKIKSTLTNERYIANITEINGKKTTGKTLLNIKKDSLKSKITSGNQLIIKGQLYKNKAAYNPNAFDYGKYLENKQIYSQLYTTHEGYLISPEIKKEIFYYASRLRTTIISNLEKAHFKPKALHVAVALILGQKQDVSPEVMQDYQFAGAIHILSVSGLHIGFILIFLNFILKPIPNTPKGSFIKLVISLGLLSSFAIIAGLAPSVVRSVTMFSFVAIGYYLRRSTNIYHTIIVSILLILLVQPYFLFDVGFQLSYIALFFIIWAQPLISSVWNPKNKILKSIWKILSVSIAAQIGTLPISLFYFHQFPGLFFLTNLIIIPCLSFIMILGIVVMLLASINCTPLFLIKPFEWSIYGMNQIISWIASFRSFIIQDIPFNSYLLISSYLCIITLIIWFQKPKFYKLLGVLIALICLQLSYIKTQYESTNGNEWIIFHQKNNSLITERKGEAVLVYTNEPTVKNSNLNAYLTGNFCTLKNTSKLKNLYFFNNQKILIVDSSGVYPKNSSPDILLLTQSPRINLDRILKTIHPKMIIADGSNYKNVQKAWKESCEKQKIPFHATAEKGFYKL; encoded by the coding sequence ATGAAAGTACTTTATTTCCCTCTTTCCAGAATTACGATTGGATTCCTAATAGGTATCCTATTTTCCTATTACGCAAAATTTTCTCTCACGGAAAGCATTCTAACCTTGTGTATCAGTTTGATCCTATTTATCATTAGTTATTTTTATCAAAAAAAAGATACCCAATCCATCTTTTATTTTGGAATATCAACTCTTTTAATCAGCTTTTCAATAGGTGCTACTACTTTAATTTTGAACACTGACTCCAGTCAGACACAACATTACACACACCAAGAATCTTTTTTTGAAAGCGACAACCTCATTGTTGTCCACATCCAAGAAAAAATAAAAAGCACCCTCACCAATGAACGTTATATTGCAAATATTACCGAAATTAACGGAAAAAAAACAACAGGAAAAACACTTTTGAATATTAAAAAAGATTCTTTAAAATCTAAAATAACCAGTGGAAACCAATTAATCATCAAGGGACAACTTTATAAAAACAAAGCAGCATACAACCCAAATGCATTTGATTACGGCAAGTATCTGGAAAACAAACAAATCTACAGCCAACTCTATACCACCCATGAAGGATATCTTATAAGTCCTGAAATAAAAAAAGAAATCTTTTATTATGCTTCAAGACTAAGAACTACTATAATATCTAATTTAGAAAAAGCACATTTTAAGCCCAAAGCACTACATGTTGCTGTAGCCTTAATACTAGGTCAAAAACAAGATGTTTCTCCTGAAGTTATGCAAGACTATCAATTTGCGGGAGCAATACATATTTTATCAGTTTCTGGACTTCATATTGGTTTTATCTTGATATTCTTGAATTTCATTTTAAAACCTATTCCCAATACTCCAAAAGGCTCGTTTATTAAATTAGTAATCAGCCTTGGATTACTTTCTTCGTTCGCAATAATTGCTGGTTTAGCTCCGTCCGTAGTTCGGTCCGTAACTATGTTTTCATTTGTCGCAATTGGATATTATCTCAGAAGAAGCACCAATATTTACCACACTATTATTGTGTCCATCTTATTGATATTACTTGTTCAACCTTATTTTCTATTTGATGTTGGATTCCAATTAAGTTATATCGCTTTATTTTTTATTATCTGGGCTCAACCTTTAATTTCGAGTGTTTGGAATCCAAAGAATAAAATACTGAAATCGATTTGGAAAATTCTCTCAGTTTCTATTGCTGCTCAAATAGGAACTTTACCCATAAGCTTATTTTACTTTCATCAATTTCCTGGTTTATTTTTCCTGACGAATCTAATTATCATTCCTTGTTTGAGCTTTATCATGATTTTAGGGATTGTAGTGATGCTCCTGGCTTCAATAAATTGTACGCCACTATTTTTAATCAAACCTTTTGAATGGAGTATTTATGGGATGAACCAAATTATTAGTTGGATTGCCTCCTTTCGTTCCTTTATCATTCAAGATATCCCTTTCAATAGCTATTTATTAATCAGTTCCTATTTATGCATTATTACCCTAATTATTTGGTTTCAAAAACCAAAATTCTACAAATTACTTGGTGTATTAATTGCCCTGATTTGCTTGCAACTATCCTATATAAAAACGCAATATGAAAGTACTAATGGAAACGAATGGATTATTTTTCATCAAAAAAATAACAGTCTAATCACTGAAAGAAAAGGAGAAGCAGTTTTAGTTTACACCAATGAACCAACAGTTAAAAACAGCAACCTAAATGCTTATCTCACCGGGAACTTCTGTACTTTAAAAAACACTTCCAAGCTTAAAAACCTGTACTTTTTTAACAACCAAAAAATTCTGATTGTAGACAGCTCCGGAGTTTATCCTAAAAACAGTTCGCCAGATATATTGTTACTAACACAATCCCCACGCATAAATTTAGACCGAATATTAAAAACCATCCATCCTAAAATGATAATTGCCGATGGATCAAATTACAAGAACGTGCAAAAAGCTTGGAAAGAAAGTTGCGAAAAACAAAAAATCCCTTTTCACGCTACTGCCGAAAAGGGATTCTATAAATTATAA
- the surE gene encoding 5'/3'-nucleotidase SurE has translation MDTPRPLILITNDDGVSAPGIRALIAVMAEIGEVVVVAPDKPQSAMGHAITINNTLFIDKISKENAAILEYSCSGTPVDCVKLGVNEILKRKPDLCVSGINHGSNSSINVIYSGTMSAAVEAGIEGIPAIGFSLLDYNWDANFEEIKPYIKKITLEVLEKKLPKDVVLNVNLPKLKKEEIKGIKICRQAKALWVEKFDKRTSPFGKEYYWLTGDFVNQDKGEDTDEWALANGYISIVPVQFDLTAHHATQQLNTWNWNE, from the coding sequence ATGGATACCCCAAGACCTCTAATCTTAATTACTAATGATGACGGTGTATCTGCACCAGGGATTCGCGCTTTAATTGCTGTAATGGCAGAAATAGGCGAAGTAGTTGTAGTAGCTCCAGACAAACCACAGAGTGCAATGGGGCACGCTATAACCATTAATAACACTTTATTTATAGATAAAATATCAAAAGAAAATGCAGCCATTTTGGAATACAGCTGTTCAGGGACACCTGTTGACTGCGTTAAACTAGGGGTAAATGAAATTTTGAAAAGAAAACCAGACTTATGCGTTTCTGGAATTAATCATGGCTCTAATTCTTCCATAAATGTCATTTATTCTGGAACAATGAGTGCCGCTGTTGAAGCAGGAATCGAAGGCATTCCAGCTATTGGTTTTTCATTATTGGATTACAATTGGGATGCTAATTTTGAAGAAATCAAACCTTATATCAAAAAAATAACTTTGGAAGTTTTAGAAAAAAAACTACCTAAAGATGTGGTATTAAATGTCAATTTACCAAAATTGAAAAAAGAAGAAATCAAAGGAATTAAAATTTGTCGTCAAGCTAAAGCGCTTTGGGTAGAGAAATTCGACAAAAGAACTTCTCCTTTTGGTAAAGAATATTATTGGCTTACGGGCGATTTTGTAAATCAAGACAAAGGCGAAGACACTGATGAATGGGCTTTAGCCAATGGTTACATTTCTATCGTGCCTGTTCAATTTGATTTAACGGCACATCACGCTACACAACAACTCAATACTTGGAATTGGAATGAATAA
- the lpxB gene encoding lipid-A-disaccharide synthase, producing the protein MKYYIIAGEASGDLHGSNLMKALYQEDVHADIRFWGGDLMEQVGGTLVKHYRELAFMGFAEVIFNLKTILGNIKICKKDILEFKPDVIIFIDYPGFNMRIAQWAKELGIKTHYYISPQIWAWKESRIKAIKRDVDKMYVILPFEKTFYEDKHQFPVKFVGHPLIDAIHSQKDNSATNFRTENQLSDKPIIALLPGSRKQEITKMLSGMLSIVDDFPDYQFVIAGAPSQDFSFYEPFITKKNIQFVSNKTYVLLQNATAALVTSGTATLETALFKVPEVVCYKGNWASYQIAKRIITLKYISLVNLIMDEEVVTELIQDDFNTKNIKRELTKILEPNHRKIVLEKYEELEQKLGGIGASEKTARLIVSDLKHS; encoded by the coding sequence ATGAAATATTATATTATAGCAGGAGAAGCTTCTGGGGACTTGCACGGTTCTAACTTAATGAAAGCTTTGTACCAAGAAGATGTCCATGCTGACATTCGTTTTTGGGGAGGAGATTTGATGGAGCAAGTAGGTGGGACACTGGTCAAACATTACCGTGAATTGGCTTTCATGGGATTTGCAGAAGTTATCTTTAACCTAAAAACAATTTTAGGCAATATCAAAATATGCAAAAAAGATATTTTAGAATTCAAACCTGATGTTATTATTTTTATTGACTATCCCGGATTCAATATGAGAATCGCTCAATGGGCAAAGGAATTAGGAATCAAAACTCACTATTATATTTCGCCTCAAATTTGGGCTTGGAAAGAAAGCCGCATCAAAGCCATCAAGCGCGATGTAGATAAGATGTATGTGATTTTACCTTTCGAAAAAACATTTTACGAAGACAAACATCAATTTCCAGTTAAATTTGTGGGACATCCTTTGATTGATGCTATTCATAGCCAAAAAGATAATTCTGCAACAAATTTCAGAACTGAAAATCAATTATCAGACAAACCGATTATTGCCTTATTACCAGGAAGTAGAAAACAAGAAATCACCAAAATGCTTTCGGGCATGTTGAGTATTGTTGATGATTTTCCAGACTATCAATTTGTAATTGCTGGAGCTCCAAGCCAAGATTTCTCTTTTTATGAACCTTTTATTACCAAGAAAAACATTCAATTTGTCTCCAATAAAACCTATGTTTTGTTGCAAAATGCCACAGCCGCATTGGTAACTTCGGGAACAGCCACTTTAGAAACTGCACTTTTTAAAGTTCCAGAAGTAGTTTGCTACAAAGGAAATTGGGCTTCGTACCAAATTGCTAAACGAATCATTACTCTAAAATATATCTCACTTGTCAATTTGATAATGGATGAAGAAGTCGTTACCGAATTGATTCAAGATGATTTTAATACAAAAAATATTAAACGAGAATTAACTAAAATTCTGGAACCAAATCACCGCAAGATAGTACTTGAAAAATATGAGGAATTAGAGCAAAAACTAGGCGGAATAGGAGCTAGTGAAAAAACGGCACGTTTAATTGTATCTGATTTAAAACATTCTTAA
- the rodA gene encoding rod shape-determining protein RodA, with protein MKNQSIKKNLDWSCVIIYGALVILGWLNIYSSSLSSPDNTYQKQLIFIILTIPLIFIILAIDGKMYEKYASIIFMISLLSLAGLFVAGKTIAGQRCWYAIGSFTLQPSEFAKAATSLAIAKYLSDSQINLKEINRQIQVLAIVFLPVLLILPQPDPGSALIYSIFFIVLYREGLPAWYVWTGFITIVLFVLTLVIEPQYVILGALATLILIYFKSRLGDRNIIVSSLLFVAMSGFVLSVNYVFNNVFKQHHRDRFNILLGKTVDLKGVGYNTNQSEIAIGSGGWFGKGFLEGTQTKGGFVPEQHTDYIFTTVGEEWGFLGSLTVIALFVGLFLRVIYLAERQKTKFSRVYGYCVAGILFIHFFVNLAMVIGIFPTIGVPLPFFSYGGSGLWGFTILLFIFLKMDANKVNEW; from the coding sequence ATGAAAAATCAAAGTATAAAGAAAAATCTCGATTGGAGCTGTGTTATCATTTATGGTGCTTTAGTAATACTAGGATGGCTAAATATCTATTCATCATCACTTTCATCTCCCGACAACACTTATCAAAAACAATTGATATTCATCATACTGACTATTCCATTGATTTTCATCATACTTGCCATAGACGGAAAGATGTATGAAAAATATGCGAGTATTATCTTTATGATTTCCTTATTGTCACTTGCCGGATTATTTGTCGCAGGTAAAACCATTGCAGGACAGCGCTGCTGGTATGCGATTGGAAGTTTCACACTACAACCTTCAGAGTTTGCCAAAGCAGCAACCTCATTAGCCATCGCAAAATATTTGAGCGATTCACAAATTAACCTGAAAGAAATCAATAGACAAATACAAGTATTGGCAATTGTCTTCTTACCCGTACTTCTTATCTTACCACAACCTGACCCAGGAAGTGCACTTATTTATAGTATTTTCTTTATTGTATTATACAGAGAAGGATTGCCTGCTTGGTATGTTTGGACAGGGTTTATTACAATTGTATTATTCGTTTTAACTTTGGTTATCGAACCACAATATGTCATTTTAGGAGCATTAGCTACTCTAATTTTAATCTATTTTAAATCGCGACTAGGAGACAGAAACATTATCGTAAGCAGCTTATTATTTGTAGCCATGTCTGGGTTTGTTCTATCGGTTAACTATGTTTTTAACAATGTTTTCAAACAGCATCACCGCGATCGATTTAATATCTTATTAGGAAAAACTGTCGATTTAAAAGGCGTCGGATATAACACCAATCAATCTGAAATTGCGATAGGTTCTGGCGGATGGTTTGGAAAAGGTTTTTTGGAAGGTACGCAAACTAAAGGTGGATTTGTACCGGAACAACATACTGATTACATTTTCACTACTGTTGGAGAGGAATGGGGGTTTCTAGGCTCTCTTACTGTGATTGCTTTATTCGTTGGCTTATTCCTTAGAGTTATTTATTTGGCCGAAAGGCAAAAAACTAAATTCAGTAGGGTTTACGGCTATTGTGTTGCGGGTATATTATTCATTCACTTCTTTGTGAATCTTGCGATGGTCATTGGTATATTCCCAACCATCGGAGTTCCTTTGCCCTTCTTTTCATATGGAGGTTCTGGACTTTGGGGATTCACTATTTTACTTTTTATTTTCTTAAAAATGGATGCCAATAAAGTTAATGAATGGTAG
- a CDS encoding DNA/RNA non-specific endonuclease: MDKEGWNYYLPKPSKNQIVKHEYYTLSYDEKAEQAEWLAYQLKKEYLKNNDFKRPYFIEDPLVITGSASWRNYKKSGYDKGHLCPAGDMDFNQDAYNDTFYTSNISPQLHEFNGGIWNRLEQKVRYWASRYNRIIIITGGVLDNSNRTIGSEKVVVPNYFYKIIFKSDKNSQPKMIAFLLPNEKSNKALYEYVVSVDSIEKITGIDFFPKLEDKLENTLEKNTDYKFWISN, encoded by the coding sequence ATCGATAAAGAAGGATGGAATTATTATCTTCCAAAACCTTCTAAAAACCAAATCGTTAAGCATGAGTATTATACATTGTCTTACGATGAAAAAGCAGAGCAAGCGGAATGGTTAGCTTATCAATTAAAGAAAGAATATTTAAAAAACAATGACTTTAAAAGACCTTATTTCATTGAAGATCCATTGGTTATAACTGGTTCTGCTAGTTGGAGGAATTATAAAAAATCGGGCTATGATAAAGGTCATTTGTGTCCTGCTGGTGATATGGATTTTAATCAAGATGCTTATAATGATACTTTTTATACCTCGAATATATCACCACAATTGCATGAGTTTAACGGAGGGATTTGGAATAGATTAGAACAAAAAGTACGCTATTGGGCTAGTAGATACAATAGGATTATCATAATTACTGGAGGAGTGTTGGATAATAGTAACCGAACAATTGGTAGTGAAAAGGTAGTCGTTCCTAATTATTTCTATAAAATCATCTTTAAAAGTGATAAAAATAGTCAACCTAAAATGATTGCTTTTCTATTACCTAATGAAAAAAGTAACAAAGCGCTGTACGAATACGTTGTTTCGGTTGATTCTATAGAAAAGATTACTGGAATTGACTTTTTCCCAAAACTTGAAGATAAACTCGAAAATACTTTAGAAAAAAATACAGATTATAAGTTTTGGATTTCTAATTAA
- a CDS encoding C40 family peptidase, translating into MKYFLPLLAFIVLFTSCKSTSTISNKTSTNTIADKIVNSAVQHIGTPYKMAGKTPSGYDCSGLVYSTFGEFEIKLPRTSYDQATAGKSLGQNTKKAEKGDLIFFKTNNSSRINHVGIVTEVSEEEVKFIHSSTSRGVIISSTKESYYEKSFSQLNRILE; encoded by the coding sequence TTGAAATATTTTTTACCCCTTTTAGCCTTCATTGTATTATTTACATCTTGTAAATCAACTTCAACTATTTCTAATAAAACTAGTACCAATACAATAGCCGATAAAATTGTAAATAGTGCTGTGCAACATATTGGCACACCCTATAAAATGGCTGGTAAAACGCCTTCTGGCTATGATTGTTCAGGATTAGTTTACAGCACTTTTGGTGAATTTGAAATTAAACTCCCTAGAACTTCTTACGACCAAGCTACCGCAGGTAAATCACTAGGTCAAAACACCAAGAAAGCAGAGAAAGGTGATCTTATTTTCTTTAAAACCAATAACAGTTCCCGTATCAATCATGTAGGTATCGTTACTGAAGTAAGTGAAGAAGAAGTAAAATTCATCCATTCTTCAACTTCTAGAGGCGTTATCATTTCTTCTACCAAAGAATCTTACTACGAAAAAAGTTTTTCACAACTCAATAGAATTTTAGAATAA
- the mrdA gene encoding penicillin-binding protein 2 gives MRKLLLPTLIIIAASLLLIRIFYLQVINDTFKLKSDNNAIKIKYDYPERGYIFDRNGKLLVANQASYDIMVIPRELKNIDTLEFCQLLNITKEDYIKKIEKAKVYSPRLPSVFLPQLNKSEFAAFQEKIRKFEGFYFQKRSLRDYEVDFGANIFGFITQVNERLIEKNPYYNSGDLIGRQGVEESYEEILRGIKGIKYIQKDKYNREIGSYKEGKYDTIAVQGEDINLTIDAEIQRYGEQLMANKRGGIVAIEPKTGEILALVTAPSYDPSILVGRQRSKNYTLLYHDSIAKPLYDRGLLAEYPPGSPFKILTGLVALQEEVIDEQTTFVCHHGFSYAPGRFMKCHGSGPHQLNNGIYNSCNTYFANVYLRIIGKYKSTPYAVDAWSNHLKSFGLGQFMGYDLPTGKRGKIPDSKTYKKIYPDWNYSGKTIISNSIGQGEVLMTPIQLANMIATVANEGYYYTPHIIKKIKGSSIDKKFTTKHVTTVDKKYFKPMIQGLFDVYNFGTASSLRVEGIDICGKTGTAENFAKIGGKRVQLKDHSIFVAFAPKDNPKIAIAILVENGGFGSTIAGPIASLMIEKYLRKKITRVDLEKRVLGISLKDQYAKLGGMKESEAIESSPSDSIAKKETIKVKVDSTKEN, from the coding sequence ATGAGAAAACTCCTGCTGCCTACTTTAATTATCATTGCAGCATCATTGCTACTAATTCGAATATTTTATTTGCAAGTCATCAACGATACTTTCAAATTAAAATCAGACAATAACGCAATAAAAATTAAATACGACTACCCAGAACGAGGATATATTTTTGATCGAAATGGTAAATTACTAGTTGCGAACCAAGCTTCTTATGATATCATGGTAATTCCTAGAGAATTAAAAAACATTGATACCTTAGAATTCTGTCAACTTCTTAATATTACAAAAGAAGATTATATAAAGAAAATTGAAAAAGCTAAAGTCTATAGCCCAAGGCTTCCGTCTGTTTTTTTACCACAGTTAAACAAAAGTGAATTTGCCGCCTTTCAGGAAAAAATACGAAAATTTGAAGGTTTCTATTTTCAAAAACGATCTTTACGCGACTATGAAGTCGATTTTGGAGCCAACATTTTTGGCTTTATCACACAAGTAAACGAAAGACTTATTGAAAAAAATCCTTATTACAACAGTGGAGATTTAATAGGTCGACAAGGGGTTGAAGAAAGTTATGAAGAAATTTTACGAGGAATTAAAGGTATAAAATACATTCAAAAAGACAAATACAACCGAGAAATTGGATCATATAAAGAAGGCAAATACGATACTATTGCAGTTCAAGGCGAAGATATTAACCTAACAATTGATGCCGAGATCCAAAGGTACGGCGAACAATTAATGGCCAATAAACGAGGGGGAATCGTAGCTATAGAACCTAAAACGGGTGAAATTTTGGCATTGGTTACCGCGCCATCCTACGACCCATCCATTCTAGTAGGAAGACAACGTTCTAAAAACTACACTTTACTGTATCATGATTCGATAGCAAAACCACTATACGACAGAGGATTACTAGCAGAATATCCTCCTGGCTCTCCTTTTAAAATTTTAACAGGACTAGTTGCACTGCAAGAAGAAGTTATTGACGAGCAAACTACATTTGTTTGCCACCATGGATTTAGTTATGCCCCTGGAAGATTTATGAAATGTCATGGATCAGGACCACACCAACTGAATAATGGGATATATAATTCATGTAATACTTATTTTGCGAATGTTTATTTACGCATAATCGGAAAATACAAAAGTACACCTTATGCTGTAGATGCTTGGAGTAATCACCTTAAAAGTTTTGGACTTGGACAATTTATGGGCTATGATTTACCTACTGGTAAAAGAGGAAAAATCCCAGACTCTAAAACGTACAAGAAAATTTACCCTGATTGGAACTATAGTGGAAAAACTATTATTTCTAACTCTATAGGACAAGGTGAAGTTCTAATGACTCCAATACAGTTAGCTAATATGATTGCAACAGTAGCTAATGAAGGTTATTATTACACACCTCATATTATAAAAAAAATAAAGGGATCGTCAATTGACAAAAAATTCACTACTAAGCATGTTACAACAGTTGATAAAAAATACTTCAAGCCTATGATTCAAGGATTATTTGATGTTTACAACTTTGGAACTGCAAGCTCTTTAAGAGTAGAAGGAATAGATATATGTGGAAAAACCGGAACTGCGGAAAACTTTGCTAAGATTGGCGGAAAAAGAGTTCAGTTAAAAGATCACTCTATATTTGTTGCGTTTGCTCCAAAAGACAATCCAAAAATTGCTATCGCTATTCTGGTAGAAAATGGTGGATTCGGATCAACTATTGCAGGGCCAATTGCCAGTTTAATGATTGAAAAATACCTTAGAAAAAAAATTACTAGGGTCGATCTAGAGAAAAGAGTTCTTGGAATTAGCTTAAAAGATCAATATGCCAAGTTAGGCGGAATGAAGGAATCCGAGGCTATTGAATCTTCCCCAAGTGATTCTATAGCCAAAAAAGAGACAATAAAAGTAAAAGTCGATTCGACTAAAGAAAATTAA
- a CDS encoding carboxy terminal-processing peptidase has translation MNAIINFMKRHYKILLTIVVLSITLFAFNSNYKNESDPDKDKLLLELLTFVIEKGHYSPAAIDDTFSKGVYKDYVQALDPSKRFFLQSDIDEFSKYETEIDNQILNKDLTFFTLTYERLMKRMGESKDIYKSILAKPFDFTIDESFNTDYEKAPYAKNSAELNEKWRKQIKLSALSSLTDRLKVQENKAKGIVEDVSSTDDIEEGNPVTIEVTPKIKKTEVKDNDEPKSVQELEKETRESSKKSLDEYFSFMGDLNRNDWFSVYINSITARFDPHTNYFAPDEKERFDVSMSGKLEGIGARLQKKNDFTEISELISGGPAWRGKQLEAGDVVMKVAQGTADPVDVVGMRLDDVVKKIKGPKGTEVRLTVKKVDGTITVISIIRDIVEIEETYVKSSIVNKNGLNYGVIYLPKFYIDFEDKNGRDAGKDIALEVERLKKVGVDGIVLDVRDDGGGSLSTVVDIAGLFINEGPIVQIKSAGRKKEVLFDRDKKIEWDGPLVIMVNSFSASASEILAAAIQDYKRGVIIGSKQTYGKGTVQNVIDLNQFVRNSAVGDLGALKTTTQKFYRINGGSTQLEGVSSDVVMPDRYSYLKMGERDVENAMPWDKIDAAEYTVWNKNENFNKAILNSKKRIDSSEQFKLIDENAKWIDSRSVENTYSLNLDKFRLAQKDIEEKAKKYKPISQYKNNLQFTSLPYELDETKKDNILKEKRDRWHESLSKDIYVEEALNVLDDLQTKPVSKQNTSQKKDKLVKS, from the coding sequence ATGAATGCTATAATTAACTTTATGAAAAGACATTATAAAATACTTCTTACAATTGTTGTTCTTTCAATAACATTGTTTGCCTTTAATAGCAACTATAAAAACGAATCAGACCCTGATAAGGACAAGCTTCTTTTGGAATTATTAACATTTGTAATAGAAAAAGGACATTATAGTCCAGCCGCTATTGATGATACTTTTTCAAAAGGTGTTTATAAGGATTATGTTCAGGCGCTAGACCCTTCTAAGCGTTTTTTCTTGCAATCTGATATTGATGAATTTTCAAAATATGAGACTGAAATTGACAATCAAATTTTAAACAAAGATTTGACGTTTTTTACATTGACCTATGAAAGATTGATGAAAAGAATGGGTGAAAGTAAAGATATCTACAAATCGATTTTAGCAAAACCATTCGATTTTACTATTGACGAAAGCTTTAATACAGATTATGAAAAAGCTCCATACGCAAAAAATAGTGCAGAATTAAATGAAAAATGGCGCAAACAAATTAAGTTGTCAGCGCTTTCTTCATTGACAGATCGACTGAAGGTACAAGAAAACAAAGCCAAAGGAATTGTAGAAGATGTTTCTTCTACTGATGATATTGAAGAAGGGAATCCTGTTACTATTGAAGTAACTCCAAAAATCAAAAAAACAGAAGTTAAAGACAATGATGAACCTAAATCAGTTCAAGAACTAGAAAAAGAAACAAGAGAAAGTTCTAAAAAATCACTAGATGAGTACTTTAGTTTTATGGGAGATTTGAATAGAAATGACTGGTTTTCAGTTTATATTAATTCGATTACTGCTCGTTTTGATCCCCATACTAATTATTTTGCTCCTGATGAAAAAGAACGTTTTGACGTTAGTATGAGTGGAAAGTTAGAAGGGATAGGTGCTCGTCTTCAAAAGAAAAATGATTTCACTGAAATTTCTGAATTGATATCAGGTGGGCCAGCATGGAGAGGTAAACAGTTAGAAGCCGGTGATGTAGTGATGAAAGTGGCACAAGGAACTGCTGATCCTGTAGATGTGGTAGGGATGCGTCTAGATGATGTGGTGAAGAAAATTAAAGGTCCTAAAGGCACTGAGGTACGTTTAACGGTAAAAAAAGTTGACGGAACAATTACTGTAATTTCAATTATTAGAGATATTGTTGAAATTGAAGAGACCTATGTGAAATCAAGCATTGTAAATAAAAATGGTCTGAATTACGGAGTTATTTATTTACCTAAATTCTATATTGACTTTGAAGATAAAAACGGAAGAGACGCTGGAAAAGATATTGCACTAGAGGTTGAACGTTTAAAGAAAGTTGGAGTCGATGGAATTGTTCTTGATGTTCGTGATGATGGTGGTGGGTCATTGTCAACGGTAGTGGATATTGCGGGTTTATTTATTAATGAAGGCCCAATTGTCCAAATTAAATCTGCTGGTAGGAAAAAAGAAGTGCTGTTTGATCGTGATAAAAAAATAGAATGGGATGGACCATTAGTTATTATGGTTAATAGCTTTTCGGCTTCGGCATCTGAAATTTTGGCTGCAGCCATTCAAGACTATAAAAGAGGAGTTATCATTGGTAGTAAACAAACCTATGGTAAAGGAACTGTTCAAAATGTGATTGACTTAAACCAATTTGTACGCAATAGTGCTGTTGGGGATTTAGGAGCGCTTAAGACGACTACTCAAAAGTTTTATAGAATCAATGGAGGTTCTACACAATTGGAAGGAGTTAGTAGCGATGTTGTAATGCCAGATCGATATTCTTATTTGAAAATGGGGGAGCGTGATGTAGAAAATGCAATGCCATGGGATAAAATTGATGCTGCTGAATACACCGTTTGGAACAAAAACGAGAATTTCAATAAAGCAATCTTAAATAGTAAAAAACGTATTGATTCTAGTGAGCAATTTAAATTAATTGATGAAAATGCTAAATGGATAGATAGTAGAAGCGTAGAGAATACGTATAGTTTGAATCTAGATAAATTCAGACTAGCCCAGAAAGATATTGAGGAGAAGGCTAAAAAATACAAACCGATTTCTCAGTATAAAAATAATTTACAATTTACCTCTTTGCCTTATGAGTTGGATGAAACCAAGAAGGATAATATATTAAAAGAGAAAAGAGACAGATGGCATGAATCATTGTCTAAGGACATTTATGTGGAAGAAGCATTAAATGTGTTGGATGATTTACAAACAAAGCCTGTTTCAAAACAAAATACATCTCAAAAAAAAGATAAATTAGTAAAATCGTAA